The DNA window AAAATCTGAGAACACTAAAATCGCCTTCTTCCTCCTCACCAACAACAGTCCTATTTATGATGAAAAAACTAGACTCGAAGGGGTACCAAAATCAGAAAGTCCAAGACCTCCTGATTGTTAACATTCTCATCCCTATGCAAAAGGTTGATTGATTCCCCTCCTTGAGATACATCTCCTACTGAGTTACCCACTGCAACTTTGGGAGATGTAGCATTTTTATCAAATGTCTTAACTGTTGGTTCACTGTTCTTTCCAGTAGTGACTTTCTgagtttttttgagaaaatcaagaTCATTAGAATGTGACATAGGCTTGAATAATAATGAAGATCCACCCTCTGGCTTCTCATTCACCTCCTTAATCTTCAACAATTCAAGCTACTCATTGATCTTTTTCCAGTCTTGCCCTTTTTCAGCCAAAACCTCCTCTCTCGGCATGGCCTTTCCAAATGGGTTTGAGCCCTTTGGCTTCGTCACAATAGCCGCCACAGTTCCCGTCACAGAACCAGAACCAGGCGAGCCTCCATCACTAACCACGGGCAGCGTTTGCGGCTGCAAATTCAACCTTGGCCTCCCTCCACCCACAATCCCACCTTCATTCCCAGTTACACCACTACTCTCCTCCCTTCTTTTTCTTCGGCTGTTGATGGTGAGGAGGAAGATGACGATGACGATGGGGTTGTTTGCAGGTCGACGCCGATGAGGGTGAAGAGCGATGACCCCTGGTTCGCATCCCTTGTTTCCAGCAGATGATGAGGGAGAAGAAACCCATGAATCGCAAGAGAAGGGGGAGAAGAGCTCCATCGGCCGACGACGAGGAAAGAACTTTGGCCGACGACGGAGAGAGGTTGCACTGCAGCTTGCCTGAGAAGAAGGagaaaggaagagagagaatgtGAAGAAGAAAGGGCGTGGGAGGAGTTGTGTTGGGAAGAGatgttagggtttttttttaattaagttattttaacattaatttttttattgtttttaaaataaaaatttattatatttagttttttaattaattttttataatttttaaacatttaaataataaataaaaaattaatgacaTGGACCAATTAGCGAGTGACACATAGATGCCGACCTGTCAGTTAACGAcgaggtacctacggaagttccaaGAGTGTaacggaaggtatttttaccgccaaaaatacgacttaggtatttatctgctactcggcataaaacttaggtatttatgccgcaaattactcttttagattaaatatatttaagacAAAAGAAATTCTATCATCTACAACGACATCGTTTCATCTAGTCCAAAATCgaatttcctttttcttttatccAAAAATTGAATTCATTATCGCTTCCACTCAGTTCGAGTCTCGAAGCTCAGAGTAGTCATCCATGGCTTCCCTACGCCTTATTTGCTCCCCGGCCACGACATGTTTTCCCATAGAACGACAGCTCTCTTTGACACCTCTTTCCTTCCCCAACAACACTCAATCCCATTCCCacatctcttcttctctctttatTCCTTGTAGGTTTCCTTCAAACTCACTTCAACTTTCACCAGTTACGACCAAAAGAGTCAATAACGATTTCGCTCTCCATTCCACTTCCACTTCCACTTCCCAAGAACAATCTCTCGAGTCTTCTCCATTAAGTGGTGATAGTGAAAGCGAAGAACTTGAGTCAGACACCAGGGAAGTTCATAAAGACAAATTGTATGCCGAGAACCTTCCTTTGGATTACACTTCCCAAGATGTTCGTACTCTTTTTGACAAGTACGGGACTGTTGTAGACGTTACGGTGAGCTTTCCAATATTGTTATGTTTTTCCTTGTAATTATTTACTTTATTGAGTATGATTTGGTATGTTTTCTTTGAAGGTGTTTGGTTATTTTTTGAGTTTCTGATATGGGTTCTTGCTGGTTTGTTGTGGTGGCTTAGCTTCCTAAGAATCCCAAAAACAGGGGCATAGCATTTGTTACAATGGGTTCACCTGAGGAGGCTCTTGCGGCTCTCAATAATCTCCAATCGTTTGTAAGCATATTTCTTCTGGTTTAATCCTCTCAATTGCTATGTGTATGGAATCTTAGCTTGAATTTTCTTACTTGGGTCATTTTGCAAAAGATAGCAAATCTTTGGCACTTGACAGAAGAAACCACTTTTGTAAGTGTACCTAATTGTATTTGTTATCTACTAAGCCATGTTCTTCTTTACTAATGTAAGTTTTTGCTTTCTTTGATTAAACTGTATAATTATAGCAAGAACTAAATAACTTACAAAGTTAATTTGTGCATTGCATACCTTTCTGTATGTGTCTTTTTCACAAGATGTAATTCCAGCCCAGTACTCTACCGAGTTCTTTCACAAAACACTTGAGCTGAATATTTGCTTGAATCAAATATAAAATCTTACACTCTTTAATTACTATGATGAAATCAATAGCTCTATATTACCATCTTTGTAtgacttttctttcattttatcAGCAAGTTAATAGAGGACTTGTTAACATTTGCTTTCTCTTTTCTGTGTCATGTTCTCTGCTAAAAGAAATACAAATGATATAGGAAGTGGAGGGAGGAGTTTTGAAAATTGCCTATTGCAGAAAGAGGCGAGAAGTGACATTCAATTTGTTTGTTGGGAATTTGTCATATGATGCTACAGATAAAGATCTCAAAGAGTTCTTTAACGATGAGGGCCATAGCGTAGTGTCTACTGAAGTTATATTCCGCGAAACTATACAAAAGTCCTTGGTATATGGATATGTATCCttcaaatcaaagaaagaaGCTGAGGCAGCTCTAATCTCTGTTCAAGGAAAGGTACCAGCGTTGTTCATGTTGTTTATATCAtcttattatttgtgaataCAAGCATGGACCTATTATGCATCCAAATTTCATAAAGACATTTTAAATTGGAGATTTTCTGACTTGTCTTTTTCCCCCCCTTAGGTGTTTATGGGAAGACCAATTCGAATAGAACgcagtaaatattttattagaaacaAGCAACCAGCTACGGAGAGTGCAGAGTCCGAACTTACTTCGCCGGAGTTGAAGTCTGGTGTAGAAGAAGCATAAATTGCTGATTTAAGTATATAAAGTGAGATTTTGCTCAAAAGTGACATCAGGTAATCTTTTGCCCTGTTATTAGTTTATTGTGAGTCTTAGTAATAAGTGGTTCTAATCTAAGGCTGATTTCGCTTTACTTCACTGCATTTAGTACGCCAATATTTTCGTTGAATTTGATCTAGTTCTATAGAGCCAATAACACTTCCATTAGTTTGATTCCACTATTCAGTCCTCTAATTTCACTGGCCTTGAGTATTTATTGCTTGTATGGACCAATAAATTGCTCTTTAGGTTGGAACCTCTGTTTGCTTTAGTATGCTCACTAAAAACCATATGTACAAGAAGCTTGCAGATTCTGAACATTGAGAGAAAATATTAGTACCTATAccttatttttcagtttttttttttttcttttgttaaaaGATTGAATACTTCTAAGTGTTGAACCAAACGGCCAACCAAAATGGGGCGTTTATGCTTCTTGTCCCCACCCAAAACCTTATCTCCCCAACCCACTGGCTGTACTCTTTCCCTTACCCAAATAATTTGCAGGACCCTTGTCCTCTTTTTCCTCCCTCCCATTACTCCATTTCGTCTAAGAAATGTCATTTTGAAACTCGAGTAGAGAAAACCTTTATCCCTTTGGTGTCGTCACATGTACCATTTTAATCTCAAGTCAATCTTTGGCTAGGCtatcataattttatttttgaaatcttGTGTTATGTAAAAGGTGTTTGGTTCCTCAGCAAATGGAATGATTTAACTTAATGACAAACattggaaaaagaaaaaggatttGTATGTGTGACTTTAGATTCATTTTCTGCCATTGATTCTTGCTTTCTTACTGCTCTGTATCAGGGTTTCAATAGATTGATTGGAAGGAGAAGCTGGAAGAGGGCTGATTTTGTTGTCGGTGAGAAGTTATGTGAAGGTTGGTGCTGCTATTGTCCCTAAAATTGTGACTCCATAGTTGGATGATAAGGAAAAAGTGGTTCTTAAAATGTTAACTTCCGTAGTTGATTTCAACCTTAAAATGGTTTTCTAGAGCTCAGTTAAAAGCTATTTTTTTAACTTCCCATTTTGGGTTTTTATTAAtatcatttaaatatcattattgACAGTTaatgttaatttccttgtatatGCATTCTTTCATTTTTACTGTCAATTAGTGTTGATACTACCATCATGTTTTGCTTTGTTGgccttttaaagtttatatgtTGTCCATTGAAATCTTGAATGTGTATATGTTGTATATGATTCACAACTAGCTAATTCTACATTGTCTCTGAAATCTTATGGTTCTGAATTGATAGGCTTTCTTTATGCATATGGTTAGACTTAGTTGTGTGGTTTCATTATTTCATATCGAAGCTGCTGTTTTAAAGTAAATTTGAGATTTGCATATTCTGCTTtttagaattatattcaaaaTGAGACTAAAGCTTCATTTGTATGAGTGCATTTTGATGTGAACCTCTCTTAATTTAATAATCTAAACTACACAAATATGTTTCTATTCTCATGTCATATCATTACTTTTGTTTACTGTCATTGGACAAATCTTAAGTATTAGTGGTATCAGTGATTTTGTAGTTTGTTTCATGGACATATTAGATACTAAATAATTAGGTGGcttttggttgggaggaatggaAATATTGGAATGAGAATGGAAATTGGAATAGgaatgaaatgaaataaaatttaaaatacataaaaaaattattaattttttcaaatcttgcaTCGGAATGATCTTTTCTTtcatttcaaaatggaatagtcattttACCAAAATGATAGAAAGGTCATTACATCGGAATGGTATTCCAATAGTTTTAAATGCAATCAAACAAAGAAATGGAATGAGAATTATTTTCTTTCCATTCCATACTATTTCATGCTACCTTAGTGTTTAGTTAACAAATTAAGATGTGGGAGCTCAGCTTCAAATGAGTTTTCTCATTGGAGCAGAAATTGGTGTTGTTGTTGACTTGTTGTGTATGTGTTGAGTAAGAATATGTGCCTTTTTATTATGCAGGCTGCAGTAAGAAATCTtcaataagtaaataaaaaataaatctaataaGTTTAAATTTAGAGAGTAATGAAATGTTGAAAGCAGAGAAATGTAAAAATCATATAGTTTCCAATTATTACAAAGCTACAAGTTTACAACGCATAGGCAAGaacaaatatacaaaatattCTCTGACAATTACttgaattaatattaaaatgttAGAGAGCAATTTCATTTCTCAACATAATAAATGACATGCAACTAGAGCTGTAAATTCGTGCTGGCACGGTCCAGCCCAGCACGTTTTGGAAAAGCTCGAAAAATATGGGTCGTGCCGTGCTAGCCCGTATAGCATTATGGGCCGTGCCGTGCTGGCTCATATTTTCATAGGTCAAGCCCGGCCCAACCCATGGGTATGAAAAACTCGTGCTGGGTCCGGGCCCAAATCGTACTTTAAACGGGCTTCATTAGACTGACCAATATATGTAtagtatatttataatattaacatttttttaaaagtatacatataaataaactttagtgaaaattattttttaaaataaaaatatgtatataaatatcaaaatatataattatgaagtacaaaattaaaaaatcatatttatttGTGTGTCGTATTTTTTGAGCTTTTATATCCGTGCTTGCTTGTCATGCTTTCGGGCTTGTCTTGCCGTATCGTGCTTAAGTCTATTTTTTTTCGTGTCGTGTCGTGCTAATTTGTAGCATCGTACCGTGTCGTGCTCAAGCTCATATTTTTTCGTGTCAGATCGTGCTCATGCCTCTCAGACTCGTGCCGGTTTCGTGTCGTGTGAAAAAGCCCGGCCCATATTTACAGCACTAGATGCAACTGCCGTACCATTCAagcataatttttaattttaatggttacattaaattgattttttagtCTGAGATTATCTATTAGTTCGTTTGAATTAGACAGATTTTGGTTTTCTCAAGAAAATCATTTTGTAACaagatggtttttttttttaatgtagcaTAATAGTATTTTGCAATCAATTAATAACTTAATAGTTTAAAAGTATGATCTTTTCCTTTTTCTCATTCCTTCCTCACCACTAACCTAGCTTTAGTGACTTTTGTAACAAGATAGGCTATTTATTAGATGAtattgctagaatatttatacATTGAGTGATAATAAACTACTTTGAATGGatgattttctattttaagttcttattattttcaataaaagtttatttatttatttatttttttatgaaatataaAAGTTCATCCTTGAAAAAAATAGTTGAAAGATTAGGTagatattttagtattttttctttgctaaattagaaataaatagaattaaaagtttgaaaaaaaaaataggttgaattaaattagaaaaaaaaataaagaaaaataagttTAAAGTATTTTTAAATGGATTTATCACTGCCTCAGTCTTCAATTTTGTATATAATATCATTacttatttgaatttatatatgataatgaaaaataatagtaacaataagataataattaataatttatttaaataattttctttgagtagataatttatttaaataactagTAATATGATAATCAATCAAATAtcgttaattatatattttgaggGAAAATTACGTTAATTTTCTACCCCAAGTATTATTATCCAAGCGATAATATctcatcaaaattcaaattaataaaatttaaattttaaagagAATAAATAATGATACAAAAGGAATTTTGCTTTTTGTACACGTATAacaattttcgaattttttaaataaatgcaaaaagaaataatttatgaaattataaatatcttatttggaattaaaaaaaaaaatatatctaatgTAAATAGATAGatacaaatatatttaattcaaataaacatttttttttggcacttgttttaaatttaaataaacgcgttatttattttattttatttttaagaataaacacaaatattcttttttttttttaaaggtcTATAAAAGCAATTGAAGAGTAGGAGTTTTATTCAGAAATCACTATAACATCAGAGAAAGTAGAAAGTAGAAAAGGAGTACTTTAACAATGGAAATTGCTAAGAAAATGGATGAAGGAGTGAAATCAAGGTCTTGTAATATGGACTCTAATTCCATAATATTCAATAGTGAAgatcatgaaaataatttttgtacaaCATACATTAATAGTTTCAAGATTCGTGATGAGAAATATTATGCTTCTAGACAAGTTTTTCTTACAAGTTATTGTCAGGACAGTTAGTTAGTCCTGTTTGTTAGATTGGTTGTTAGTGTCTGTTATTTCTGTTTTCTTCCAGCTGTATTATGTTACTTTCTTCTCTTGCACAAACA is part of the Cannabis sativa cultivar Pink pepper isolate KNU-18-1 chromosome 5, ASM2916894v1, whole genome shotgun sequence genome and encodes:
- the LOC115717067 gene encoding RNA-binding protein CP33, chloroplastic, whose amino-acid sequence is MASLRLICSPATTCFPIERQLSLTPLSFPNNTQSHSHISSSLFIPCRFPSNSLQLSPVTTKRVNNDFALHSTSTSTSQEQSLESSPLSGDSESEELESDTREVHKDKLYAENLPLDYTSQDVRTLFDKYGTVVDVTLPKNPKNRGIAFVTMGSPEEALAALNNLQSFEVEGGVLKIAYCRKRREVTFNLFVGNLSYDATDKDLKEFFNDEGHSVVSTEVIFRETIQKSLVYGYVSFKSKKEAEAALISVQGKVFMGRPIRIERSKYFIRNKQPATESAESELTSPELKSGVEEA